In Oreochromis niloticus isolate F11D_XX linkage group LG18, O_niloticus_UMD_NMBU, whole genome shotgun sequence, one genomic interval encodes:
- the LOC109195629 gene encoding chemokine XC receptor 1: MANFTSTYDGATDAYFCDINVTDITGPFFILIFILSVIGNSLLLCVLFIYENLKNVTNIFILNLVCSDLIFTITLPFWAVDHLHHWVFEGFVCKFVTAAFFVGLYSSVILLTAMTVDRFITVVLHKLKINHAKRKKYAICSCVAAWVISISASLRDAMKVKVIEWDGFNYCEDESDENLGRYLQVSLLFFLPFAIIIFCYSAILKTVLQGLNRKKFRTVAVLLCIVAAFFIF, encoded by the coding sequence ATGGCAAACTTCACATCCACTTATGATGGAGCGACTGATGCATACTTTTGTGATATTAATGTTACTGATATCACTGGTCCCTTCTTCATCTTGATCTTCATCCTCAGTGTCATAGGCAACAGTCTCCTCTTATGTGTTCTTTTCATCTACGAGAACctgaaaaatgtcacaaataTTTTCATCCTGAACCTGGTCTGCTCCGATTTGATCTTCACCATCACACTTCCATTCTGGGCTGTTGATCATCTTCACCACTGGGTCTTTGAAGGCTTTGTCTGCAAATTCGTGACTGCTGCATTCTTTGTTGGTCTGTACAGCAGTGTCATTCTGCTGACTGCCATGACAGTGGATCGTTTCATTACTGTGGTGCTGCACAAGTTAAAGATCAACCATGCTAAAAGGAAAAAGTATGCAATTTGTTCCTGTGTAGCTGCCTGGGTCATCAGCATCTCAGCATCCCTGCGTGATGCTATGAAAGTAAAGGTGATAGAGTGGGACGGTTTTAACTATTGCGAGGATGAATCTGATGAAAACCTTGGACGTTATCTCCAAGTGTCACTGTTATTCTTCCTCCCATTTGCCATCATTATTTTCTGCTATTCTGCCATCCTCAAGACAGTTTTGCAAGGTTTAAACAGAAAGAAGTTCAGGACTGTAGCTGTGCTGTTGTGTATTGTtgcagctttttttattttctga